ACCGTTGTATGGTAGGGGCGCCCATTCGAATACGTATGTTCCATTTTCGCATTTTGTCTGTTATATTAGTACatacaaaacaaatatttcccatgaacattccactaaggaacaggggcaaacatctcacatatcaatgagtgcagtccgattcaagtttaagctcattgataatgggcctcttttttatagccgagtccgaacggcgtgtcgcagtgcgacacctctgtggggagaattttttacatggcatagtacctcataaatgctgccagcattgggagggggacattttgaacattttttttctgatggtcccgtcaggaatcgaacccagacgttcagcgtcataggcggacatgctagcctctgagctacggtgttCTTCATATTGGTACATATGTCTGTTAAATATGTTGGTATTATCAGTGGTTTTGAATTGTCAGTTGATTTTTGACAGcaactgtattaagttttgtgtaacCAAAAAGATCGTTTCAGAAGTGTTTTGAAGATTggaaaaaacggaaaaaaataTCTGAAGGGGATTACTTTGAGGGAGTCAAGATAGTTACTGATGtttaaataaatactttttaaaaaaatttaaaataacggttattttttgTTCAGACCTCGTATGCTCTGGCCTATTACGGTATTACATTCGTGATGACAACGTTGCAGGATGGTATTAACGAAATATTTAGAATTACTCCGCTACATTTCAGGATAAAACTAAAGGTATCGTCCGAAGACCGTATGCGACCAAAAGGATCGGTCTTGGGCCTAATCACGGTATTCGATttcgatttatataaaaaatgacTTGTTAACTATTTTTGCTAAATTTAACTTGAATTAAATAACAACAATCAATTTTGGTCAACTTAGTGAACAAGTACCAAAAATCGTAAGAAATGCCGCATAGACTAAGGCGACAAAGAGTGTAAGTTTTATTCCTTGCCTCGTGGTATCGGAGACAGTATAgcttggaaaaaaataaatatatgaaaCCTAACCATAGTCGTTTTCAATCGATGCTGGACTTTAGATTCTTTCAAGAAGCCATTGTATTGCTCCCACTATTTCACCACTTCCAACTTGGGAGCCTTTTACTATTTTCTTTTGAAAGCTTCTAATGGTCAAAAGATTTTATTGTTGATATTGCTGTCGATCATAAAACTTTGTTTGCACTTAAAACCAACCACATGCATATATCGAAGCGCTGCAACGGCAATGAACCGTTGTTTCTGTCTTGCTAAGTGAAAGATCCACCAACTACAGCACAATAAAAGTGATTTTTAGATTTACAAAACAatgtaatatttgtttttatttattaccgcCGACTAAATTTTcctatttgtttttattctaaTCCGCTTTTTGATACTGGCAACGCTGTACAATATGGCAGCAAATTTCGATCGAATGCCGTGATTCAAATATGTTTTCGTATCGACAATTTATTCGATGCAAAAACAAATACGTTATCGAATGCCATGTTTAGGCTACTGCTTGTTCTTTCTAATGTCGTTGAAGTGGCACAGTTTAGATTCATGCATTGTTCCTTGCTAAATAGAAATATTAATTGCAAATTATAACTAAGCTAAACTGTAGGGCTTTCTAGAAAAAATACTAATCAATAGGTCTGtttgcgtacttttccagtaaaaatttgctgatGTATAAGAACATCCTCTACTCTCTTTTACTATTTATTTGTATTAAACAgctggtttaaaaaaaaaacagctgttcaacgctgcaaatttctgctgggaaaaaaatttccagTATAATTTTCAAACTCTTgattaccaaactctcaaaatgtTGCTCATTCTCACGCACTTTCCTTCTCCCTCCGCCGCAACGCCGCGCTGGGTTGAGCACCTATTGTGGCACTGCCTGTAATATCCGAGGTAGGTGCAGGATAAATGCTAAATGAAAACCTTTTTCTTGCCTAAACAATTTCGCCATTCTTGACTGAAATAGAGGCCTGAAATGACAGATTAGGGGAACTTCTTCAGCTCGCCTAGCCCCCATTATTTTCATGCATGTTGGGCCAACATTGTTGGCTCCTTATCTTCCTCATTTAAAGATCTAGCATTGTATGGCCGGGCGACACATGAAACTAAGTTCCCTGGGTGAGTGAAGCTGATAGCGATTGAGGTTGCTATAATCGTGCCATTATATAGCCTAagtttaagaaccataacagcgaatacaaaaatcaatttataaaatatttatcttgaagtttaaatttttttaaggcgaactcaaaaattaattgacatatcaagttccatcAGCTGTGTTGATGCTGCCAACTTATATAAATAGGCCCTGGTCAGCATATTGtcatatgaaaaattaaaatattttttcattccacgttttcatagaaagagaattGAGCTCCTCATTATTAAAAATTGAAGAATTTCAGAGTTGTAACGTCCTACTGAatggacaaaatttgacatctgacaacttaaaataaaaaaaaatattaattttttttgtgtatttgaaaatttattcttcTTGCATTCTGTGGGAAAGAAACAGTGACTAAATGAATTTGGATGATATAAAGGTCcaacgacaaaatttttttctagccCATGTTGGATTATTTCGTACGTCGAACACCAAGCTTTAAACGTTGCTATTACGTAAGTAGAGCATTTTTGACACGCAAGCAGGAAGACAGGTTGGCTTTCATAATTTTGAAATACATGTTCAATTGCAAAAGTGTCATGTCATGCAATAAGTACATATAGTGTGACAGCAGCTTTAGGCTACTTACAATTTTTTCACCACACTCAAGTGTCATATTTTTACCCTATAACTTTGTTACCATTGACATTTCATTtcggtggttgttgttgttgctttgcttttttttatttgttgtgaTAGGTTTTCTTTTTGTGTGAAAGAATTTCTAATAGTAgcaaataaaacacaaatattacCAGCAAGCGAAAATGTAACCGGGCAATTATTGGTGTTAATAactagaaaaatatttaattgtttgCAACAGATCCAAAAAAATGACCTCTTCGAATGACGACACCGAAAAGCAGAAGACAACAACAAATTGCTGTCAACCGAACGAATGTAGGTATTTGCATGATCTTCAAGACTTTCTTCGCGATGTGACGAAAGATGCTGTGAGTAATAATGCAAAAGTAGGCACTGGAGTAGCTGGAGGTGCCACTAGCAACGATAGTGGAGGAGGAGGGGAATTGCGGTCTTTGATATTAACGCGCAATACTACAGAAACATATCCCGTCACTGAAACGGAACTAGATGCTGAGGTAATCACGCATGTTTGGCATAGATTACAACAATGTCCGGAACATTTTCGCCTGGGATTGGCCAAATTGGCTGAAGAAGAAATAGGCCAAGAGTTGAAAACCCCCAAAGTTCGTGAGGAACTGGCGGCTACCAAACAATGTGAACGCGATAATGTTGATGTCAAACAAAGGCCTTTTGatttggccaaattgcaaaaatttataactcaatatttggagaaaattttcttaCGTCTCTCCGACAACTCGAAAGAAGATATATTGATAACCTATGCTGAATGTAACAGAAATGCTAAAGGCAAAAGTGTGCCTGCAATTGAATTGCCACTCTATGCTGCCATGCTTATAAAGAACAAACCTCGAAAAATGGAAGATCGCCATATATGTCTGCCCAGGTTTGGAGACATGTACGAACTCGAAAATCAATACAGTTTCTTTGGAGTTTTTGATGGGCATTCGGGCTCATTGGCGGCGGTATATGCGGCTAACCAAATACCATTTCAAATAGCGAAACACCTGAAAATTATGAACGCGACATCGAATCAAACAGAAACTGATTACTATAGGGAAGTTCTGGAAGCCAGTTTTATAAAAGCGGATGCTAATTTTGTCGAAAAAGCCCTAGGCAGTGGGACCACTGCCGTGTGTGCCCTGCTAAAGTACAATACAAATAACATACATCACCTTTATGTCGCCTGGGTGGGTGATTCTCGATGCCTACTGGTGTCGCCCAGTGTATCTTTGCAGTTGGTTAAACCTCATAAGCCTGATTCAATGGATGAGAGAAAACGTATAGAGTCGGCAGAAACTGGAGGTGCTGTGGTAATTGTACAGGGCCATTGGCGAGTAAATGGCATTATAAACGTTTCACGCTCTATAGGTGATCACTCTGTAAAAGCGGTTATAGCTGAACCCGATTTTGTGGATGTTCCCTTGCAGGCTTCTCACGACTTTCTGATATTGGGATCCGATGGTCTGTGGGATCATGTCTCCGAAACGGAAATCGTCAATTGCACATACAAAGCCTTGTTGGATACAGAGCAGAATTTCGAAGATATCCCCAGGCATTTAATAGAATTGGCCAAACAAGGAGATTCACAGGACAATATAACCGCTATCCTGGTACTGCTAAAAGATCGCTCAAATATCATTGCAAATTACACAAAATGTTGCATGGGAAAACCTGCATAGGCTTGCAATTTCCATTATCAAATATGCGAACATtctactacttccaacaacaaatttttaggGAAACAAACTCTGAATAAAATCGCAGCAGAAATTGCAATCAATTTCCTTAATCATATAAATCCTTTTTGTACACATACGATATAGTGAACTAAATGTAATATGTTGATGCTTTCCTTAATTGTAATTACATTCAATTTATatgcaatatatatatgaactaGTATTAGCGTAGCCGTTATTTACATTGTACGTCTACAAAAGCGCCTTAGTTTTATCGCAAGTAGTTTTGAacattttgttaatttattgtttaattttctccattttgtCCAAGGAAACTTCAAGCTTCAACAAAATTATTGTGCCTGTTAATTACTACTAccccacaacaacaaaaaataagaaaCATACAACGACACCAATATATGTACTTTTGAATTTCGTAATTAGCGCATAATTATATGAAATATTTACACACACATAACACACAAgcctatacatacatatacgaaagttaattttttaaaaccacCCTACagtatatacataaatatatatatatacatacatcatAATATATCAATGTACATTTATAaaagttcaaatatttttaacagAAAATATTGTCTTgtgacaaaataaaaacaaaaaagattttaaaggattttttttggggaatttttttttttgtttttgaagttttttgcctgtCAATACAACTTGCAACAGATGGCTTTggctttggctttccttttccatttgcatctcatcattcattgagctcgtctcgaaagagaaacaaataagaatttttttattaataattttttttttggtatagagaactttggaggccaccgtggcgcagaagttagcatgtacacctgggttcaaatcccgccgtgaacatcagaaaatatgtcagcggcggttatccccttactaatgctgactaCATTAGTGAGGTAtcgtgccatgttaaaacttgtcTATCAAGTGGTGGCAGTCCGTTCGGATTCGGCGTAAAGTAggaggcccgttatcattgagcctaaactttaataggactgcactcattgatatgcgggAAATAACCTGTTCCTTAAGGGaacgttcatgggaaatttattaGTATAGGGAAGTTTGTGGTAGAGGTTTATCATACGTATTAAAGCAAATTTGATTAGatttaaaattcatatttttaattaaagtttAAAAGAAGACATTTTCCTTCTTAAATTATTGTATAATACGAATTATATGTTCGTAAAACTATATTTCTTAAGCTATTGGGATCCTGGCGGTGGAGCTGATGAATCGAAGTGCACCATTGTTGGAGGTCGCATATTAAATACACCGGGGACCATTTGTGGTGGTGGAACAGAAGCATTATTTGGAGGAGGTCTTATGGCATGATGAGTTTGTGGATAAGGTACCATGGGATACATTGGAGGTACTTGTGGATATCCCTGTACTGGCATTGGTGGATAAGCTTGATATCCATAATTTGCTGCAGGCATCGGATAGTTTTGAGGATAATAATTGGAATGCCAAGAATTTGGATGATTATTGTACTGATTTGGTTGCATGCGACtaggagctcgatattgatgtTGAGGGGTACGAGGTCTTCCATAGGAATTATGATTTTGATTTGATTCCTCGCTTCCTCGTGTAAACGATTGGCGATTTCTATATTGACCAACTTGAGGGGATCTATTACTTGAAGTTTGTGGCCCTTCGTCATTATCTTTACGCGGACGTTTCTCTGCATCTTCATGTTCTGTGGGTCTGTTTTTGTTTCTTAGCTGCCTTCTTGCCAACTGTTCTTGTTCGTCATCAGAATAGTCCAGATATCTTGGTGGTGGTTCAATATCATTTTCCCACGAAGCATCTGAGCCTTTCATACTCATTAGACTAGACAGTATAATAAACTGAGTGTACTGCTTTTTGGGAGCCACATATACAACATCACCAATTTGAATGTTCTTTTCGTTAATTTGACTGTTTGAATTAAAACGCACACAGTACAAGGGGTCAGCAACTTGGCCTAAAACATCAAATACTTCACCCAAAACCTTTTGGCCTTTCTCCAAAAATAAAACTGTCTCCAAATCCAGCAACATTGAATTGGGCAAAGTACTTACCAAAACCAATTGATCAACAATTGAGTGTATCTTTCCAAGTTCAATGCATTCATCTTCTGTCACTGTTATTTGCAAGTCGTGTATGGGTGGCAGGTCTTCAATAAGTAACTCACCCTTGGCTCTTACTTTAGGCTTAGGCTTTCTTCTATCTTTGCCGTTTTCATTATCGCCTTCTTCATCTTCCTCATCATCGTCTTCAACATCTGCCATCAAACGTTTGTCTATTTTCTGGCGCAAAACATTAAGATATTCCACATCCGAATCGCTGCTTGTGCTGGAATCTGAATCGGAGTCGGAATCAATCTCTACTATTTTATTGCGATAATCTTGATTTGCTGGCAGAGGTACTTCAACCACAGATTCGCTTTCGGAATCATTATCAGACCCATATTGGGCTAGCAAGCTTAGACCCGTTGTTGACAGAGTATTTGTACTGGTTTCCAAGCAAAACTTTTGACTAGTCAAGTGCACATTATCATCAGCAATAGTTTCTTTTCCAAATTGAGTTTGGTTAGATGCGTTTTGCCTAGGATCACTCGTAATGGAATCGTTAGGGTCATTTAAATGATCACTGATTGCCTCTTGTGGCATGGAGGTCTCATCGGCGATGTCCTTCATGTCAGTATGAATATTTGTTGTTTGCGTTTCAGTATCTTTTTCCATAACATATTGGTTGAAATCTATGATTCCATTGTCATTCAAAACCTCGTGCTGATTTACATTATCAGTTGATGTATTTGAACAAATTTCTCTAATATCTGCTGATCCCGAAGGCATTACCTCCACACTCAATATTGTTATTGGTTCCTTTACCTTAGTGACATCTTCATGGTGGCAGGATTTCTCATTGCCTTCTATTTGCTCCAACGGGGCTGCTACTGTAGAGTATGTCGTAGTATTACTACAGTCAGAAATTGGGATTTGTATCTTACCTTCAATCTCTCCAAATCCTGAAGAGCTATCGCTAGCAGTTTCTCTGTTCAAAGTATGATCCCCTGAACTTTCCATGATCTTTTTTAATAACTAATTATGTTAACGTTCTTTTTTCAAATACCATTCGACTgttttcaaacaaataaaaaacgtgCTTACGTCTTCTTCTTCCTTAACATGCAATGCAAAGTGGAAGCCCACCATGGGTTAGAGAAAAACATTTGAATTAGTCGTAACGTAGCGCGAATCTTCCATACGCATTGAATTGTTAACGAAAAAGATTTCGTCATGATGAAAAACAAGACACCtcgaaaataatttaataatttagcAAAATTTAGCTTGATaaatataattataataatattaATTTTAGTTTCATCGTTTTGCCGTAAAATTCCAGTTAGGCAATTATCAGGTCAAATTCCAGTCAGTCATATACAGGCTGAAATTTGCAGTGacgacatctactatggtctccaaattaattcagcctagccgatttatatatttatatacttctTTGGAGTTATACTCCaatatgttattggagctataatccaatatgctattggagctatactccaatagcataagaaTTACCAAAACTTCTAAATTGCCCTAAAAAGTTACATTTTATCGCTGCCTATATTATTGTCGTATAAAAAGGTCCCATGGTTTGCCAGAGGGTATAGAAACCATACCACGTATTGTAATGGGCAATGGGGATGTAGAGGACAGAAAGGAAATATATTTCTtaggaaaaaataataaaggaaAATTCGTGAGTGTAAACAAATCGACGAAGTCAGAGTCCGGAAATGTttagtgcaggcacatccttctttaaaggtaaaggctggtactacatttgtttttcgtgatatttttaaccgatcacttttttttgatttcattcAATTGAATATGCCTTCAatacttatggtaaaattttattaaagttgtcttttatcattgttatttgtgtAACGTTCCAAAAAGATAATTGCTAAAAACATGgggtttcaacggtgaaaaacgaatatagtaccagccataataTGGTAGGAAAGACGGTTACCATACTAGAGAATGTTCCAGAAGAAACCGACATGTTTCAGACTGAGTTGTGTGGGGCACGATAAAAAAATGAGCTTGTTTGAACAATGTGGCTAGAAAAACACatagagagagaaagaaaggGAGACAAAACTGTATTTTTCATCTTTGGAGGAATAAGTCTTTTTCGCACTGCATACAAAATATCATCGAGCTTAAGATGTAAGAGTGTGAGATCTAAAACaatgccatatttgggtccttgCATTTTGGCTCTGGAGTAGACAAATCCACTCAACTGCTATACTATTCCCCGGAAAATGCTCAAGAGAAATATACGTACGCCTTCCAACAATCTGCTAAGGTGAAACTGCTTATACTTTCAAATACGTTTGTATATTTTTTCATCtcaattttacaaaatataatttatatataaaacttatAATAAAAACGAGGCAGCGGGTTATTACAAGCCATTGGTTAGGTATATAAACACTATCCATTCAAAGGATGCAGTACTGGAGCAGTGGCAGCCGCTGCAGCATTTGCGGCGGCACTAGCCTTTTGCTCCTCCTTGTAGCCCGTCTGTGACAAATGCTTGACTATATCAACCCAATCCCAACCACGAGGTCGATCACCCTTATGGTCTGCCCTCTCCCATTGCCTTCTTTTCTGGGCTTTGGTCAGTTGTTCTTTCTTGACC
The Stomoxys calcitrans chromosome 3, idStoCalc2.1, whole genome shotgun sequence genome window above contains:
- the LOC106086814 gene encoding H/ACA ribonucleoprotein complex non-core subunit NAF1 isoform X1, with the translated sequence MESSGDHTLNRETASDSSSGFGEIEVAAPLEQIEGNEKSCHHEDVTKVKEPITILSVEVMPSGSADIREICSNTSTDNVNQHEVLNDNGIIDFNQYVMEKDTETQTTNIHTDMKDIADETSMPQEAISDHLNDPNDSITSDPRQNASNQTQFGKETIADDNVHLTSQKFCLETSTNTLSTTGLSLLAQYGSDNDSESESVVEVPLPANQDYRNKIVEIDSDSDSDSSTSSDSDVEYLNVLRQKIDKRLMADVEDDDEEDEEGDNENGKDRRKPKPKVRAKGELLIEDLPPIHDLQITVTEDECIELGKIHSIVDQLVLVSTLPNSMLLDLETVLFLEKGQKVLGEVFDVLGQVADPLYCVRFNSNSQINEKNIQIGDVVYVAPKKQYTQFIILSSLMSMKGSDASWENDIEPPPRYLDYSDDEQEQLARRQLRNKNRPTEHEDAEKRPRKDNDEGPQTSSNRSPQVGQYRNRQSFTRGSEESNQNHNSYGRPRTPQHQYRAPSRMQPNQYNNHPNSWHSNYYPQNYPMPAANYGYQAYPPMPVQGYPQVPPMYPMVPYPQTHHAIRPPPNNASVPPPQMVPGVFNMRPPTMVHFDSSAPPPGSQ
- the LOC106086790 gene encoding protein phosphatase 1F, producing the protein MTSSNDDTEKQKTTTNCCQPNECRYLHDLQDFLRDVTKDAVSNNAKVGTGVAGGATSNDSGGGGELRSLILTRNTTETYPVTETELDAEVITHVWHRLQQCPEHFRLGLAKLAEEEIGQELKTPKVREELAATKQCERDNVDVKQRPFDLAKLQKFITQYLEKIFLRLSDNSKEDILITYAECNRNAKGKSVPAIELPLYAAMLIKNKPRKMEDRHICLPRFGDMYELENQYSFFGVFDGHSGSLAAVYAANQIPFQIAKHLKIMNATSNQTETDYYREVLEASFIKADANFVEKALGSGTTAVCALLKYNTNNIHHLYVAWVGDSRCLLVSPSVSLQLVKPHKPDSMDERKRIESAETGGAVVIVQGHWRVNGIINVSRSIGDHSVKAVIAEPDFVDVPLQASHDFLILGSDGLWDHVSETEIVNCTYKALLDTEQNFEDIPRHLIELAKQGDSQDNITAILVLLKDRSNIIANYTKCCMGKPA
- the LOC106086814 gene encoding H/ACA ribonucleoprotein complex non-core subunit NAF1 isoform X2, whose amino-acid sequence is MESSGDHTLNRETASDSSSGFGEIEAAPLEQIEGNEKSCHHEDVTKVKEPITILSVEVMPSGSADIREICSNTSTDNVNQHEVLNDNGIIDFNQYVMEKDTETQTTNIHTDMKDIADETSMPQEAISDHLNDPNDSITSDPRQNASNQTQFGKETIADDNVHLTSQKFCLETSTNTLSTTGLSLLAQYGSDNDSESESVVEVPLPANQDYRNKIVEIDSDSDSDSSTSSDSDVEYLNVLRQKIDKRLMADVEDDDEEDEEGDNENGKDRRKPKPKVRAKGELLIEDLPPIHDLQITVTEDECIELGKIHSIVDQLVLVSTLPNSMLLDLETVLFLEKGQKVLGEVFDVLGQVADPLYCVRFNSNSQINEKNIQIGDVVYVAPKKQYTQFIILSSLMSMKGSDASWENDIEPPPRYLDYSDDEQEQLARRQLRNKNRPTEHEDAEKRPRKDNDEGPQTSSNRSPQVGQYRNRQSFTRGSEESNQNHNSYGRPRTPQHQYRAPSRMQPNQYNNHPNSWHSNYYPQNYPMPAANYGYQAYPPMPVQGYPQVPPMYPMVPYPQTHHAIRPPPNNASVPPPQMVPGVFNMRPPTMVHFDSSAPPPGSQ